In a genomic window of Coregonus clupeaformis isolate EN_2021a chromosome 27, ASM2061545v1, whole genome shotgun sequence:
- the LOC121541424 gene encoding palmitoyltransferase ZDHHC12-B isoform X2, with amino-acid sequence MWDDDLRKQEERGELIQPVLFVLLVLVSVLLYFAVSLMDPGFVLSDGSDLQFTLGITEETQDMIPPTAKSLRQRRCGHCLLQQPMRSKHCQTCQHCVRRYDHHCPWIENCVGERNHRWFVLYLAVQLFVLLWGLHMAWSGFTTAPSWQLWLRGNGVLLGTAAVVAVLSLTVLLLLGSHLYLVSLNTTTWEFMSRHRISYLKHCGADENPFDRGALRNLWGFFCDWGAIVWEQVYFREGNDPI; translated from the exons ATGTGGGACGATG ACCTGCGGAAgcaagaagagaggggagagctcATCCAACCTGTGCTCTTCGTCTTGCTGGTCCTTGTGTCGGTGTTGCTGTACTTTGCTGTCTCACTCATGGATCCTGGCTTTGTCCTATCTGACGGTAGTGACTTACAG TTCACCCTTGGCATCACTGAGGAGACGCAGGACATGATTCCGCCAACAGCCAAGTCTCTGCGACAGCGGCGCTGTGGTCATTGTCTGCTTCAG CAGCCAATGCGATCCAAGCACTGTCAGACCTGTCAGCACTGCGTGCGTCGCTACGACCACCACTGCCCCTGGATCGAGAACTGCGTGGGTGAGAGGAACCACCGCTGGTTCGTGCTCTACCTGGCTGTCCAGCTGTTTGTGCTGCTGTGGGGCCTTCACATGGCCTG GTCGGGCTTCACCACGGCGCCCTCCTGGCAGCTGTGGCTGCGTGGCAATGGCGTTCTGCTGGGTACGGCGGCGGTGGTGGCGGTGCTCTCCCTCACCGTGCTCCTACTCCTGGGCTCCCACCTCTACCTGGTCTCCCTCAACACCACCACCTGGGAGTTCATGTCGCGCCACCGCATCTCCTACCTCAAGCACTGCGGCGCCGACGAGAATCCGTTTGACCGCGGTGCGCTGCGCAACCTCTGGGGCTTCTTCTGCGACTGGGGCGCCATAGTGTGGGAGCAGGTGTACTTCAGGGAGGGCAACGACCCCATCTGA
- the LOC121541424 gene encoding palmitoyltransferase ZDHHC12-B isoform X1, with protein MFKNVFGSGFIVRTAHVILTWVITLILFLHDTDLRKQEERGELIQPVLFVLLVLVSVLLYFAVSLMDPGFVLSDGSDLQFTLGITEETQDMIPPTAKSLRQRRCGHCLLQQPMRSKHCQTCQHCVRRYDHHCPWIENCVGERNHRWFVLYLAVQLFVLLWGLHMAWSGFTTAPSWQLWLRGNGVLLGTAAVVAVLSLTVLLLLGSHLYLVSLNTTTWEFMSRHRISYLKHCGADENPFDRGALRNLWGFFCDWGAIVWEQVYFREGNDPI; from the exons ATGTTCAAAAATGTGTTCGGGTCAGGATTTATTGTAAGAACCGCACACGTTATCCTGACATGGGTAATAACACTGATACTCTTCCTACATGATACAG ACCTGCGGAAgcaagaagagaggggagagctcATCCAACCTGTGCTCTTCGTCTTGCTGGTCCTTGTGTCGGTGTTGCTGTACTTTGCTGTCTCACTCATGGATCCTGGCTTTGTCCTATCTGACGGTAGTGACTTACAG TTCACCCTTGGCATCACTGAGGAGACGCAGGACATGATTCCGCCAACAGCCAAGTCTCTGCGACAGCGGCGCTGTGGTCATTGTCTGCTTCAG CAGCCAATGCGATCCAAGCACTGTCAGACCTGTCAGCACTGCGTGCGTCGCTACGACCACCACTGCCCCTGGATCGAGAACTGCGTGGGTGAGAGGAACCACCGCTGGTTCGTGCTCTACCTGGCTGTCCAGCTGTTTGTGCTGCTGTGGGGCCTTCACATGGCCTG GTCGGGCTTCACCACGGCGCCCTCCTGGCAGCTGTGGCTGCGTGGCAATGGCGTTCTGCTGGGTACGGCGGCGGTGGTGGCGGTGCTCTCCCTCACCGTGCTCCTACTCCTGGGCTCCCACCTCTACCTGGTCTCCCTCAACACCACCACCTGGGAGTTCATGTCGCGCCACCGCATCTCCTACCTCAAGCACTGCGGCGCCGACGAGAATCCGTTTGACCGCGGTGCGCTGCGCAACCTCTGGGGCTTCTTCTGCGACTGGGGCGCCATAGTGTGGGAGCAGGTGTACTTCAGGGAGGGCAACGACCCCATCTGA
- the LOC121541101 gene encoding D-dopachrome decarboxylase-like, whose amino-acid sequence MPFIDLESNLPDSMFSEDFLKKLCSKTAAVLGKPEERMMLVVKPGLPMLMGGTCAPCVILSVSAIGVTDTAEKNKEHSANIFPFLTGELGLTEDRVVIRFYALEPHQVGKKGTVMSYL is encoded by the exons ATGCCGTTCATTGATTTAGAAAGCAATTTACCTGATAGTATGTTTTCTGAGGATTTCTTGAAAAAGCTGTGCTCCAAAACAGCTGCTGTTCTAGGGAAACCCGAAGAG AGAATGATGTTGGTGGTGAAACCTGGACTGCCAATGCTCATGGGTGGAACTTGCGCTCCTTGCGTTATACTGTCCGTGTCCGCCATCGGCGTCACTGACACTGCCGAGAAGAACAAGGAACACAGTGCCAATATCTTCCCTTTCCTCACAGGAGAACTTGGACTTACTGAAGACCG GGTCGTGATCAGGTTCTACGCACTGGAGCCACATCAGGTTGGAAAGAAAGGAACAGTTATGAGTTACCTGTAG